Proteins co-encoded in one Cytobacillus sp. NJ13 genomic window:
- the icd gene encoding NADP-dependent isocitrate dehydrogenase — MQGEKITVTNGVLNVPNNPIVPFIEGDGTGPDIWAAASRVLDASVEKAYKGERKLVWKEVLAGEKAFNQTGEWLPSETLDVINEYLIAIKGPLTTPIGGGIRSLNVALRQELDLFVCLRPVRWFEGVPSPVKRPQDTDMVIFRENTEDIYAGIEYAKGSDEVKKLISFLQDEMGVNKIRFPETSGIGIKPVSEEGTSRLVRAAIEYAIKEGRKSLTLVHKGNIMKFTEGAFKNWGYELAEREYGEKVFTWAQYDRIKDEQGVEAANKAQADAEAAGKIIVKDAIADIFLQQILTRPKEFDVVATMNLNGDYISDALAAQVGGIGIAPGANINYETGHAIFEATHGTAPKYAGLDKVNPSSVILSGVLMLEHLGWNEAANMIVKSMEKSIASKVVTYDFARLMDGATEVKCSEFADELIKNME; from the coding sequence ATGCAAGGTGAAAAAATAACAGTTACTAATGGTGTATTAAACGTACCAAACAATCCAATCGTTCCTTTTATCGAAGGAGACGGAACAGGTCCTGATATTTGGGCAGCAGCTTCCCGTGTATTGGATGCATCTGTTGAAAAAGCATATAAAGGTGAGCGCAAGCTTGTCTGGAAAGAAGTGTTAGCAGGAGAAAAAGCTTTCAATCAGACTGGTGAGTGGCTTCCTTCTGAAACACTTGATGTGATCAATGAATATCTTATTGCGATTAAAGGACCATTAACAACACCAATCGGCGGCGGCATCCGTTCCCTGAACGTTGCGCTTCGCCAGGAGCTTGACCTATTCGTGTGCCTGCGTCCGGTCCGCTGGTTTGAAGGCGTTCCTTCTCCAGTTAAGCGCCCTCAGGATACTGACATGGTTATTTTCCGTGAAAATACTGAAGATATTTATGCCGGCATTGAGTATGCAAAAGGCTCTGATGAGGTTAAAAAGCTAATTTCATTCCTTCAGGATGAAATGGGCGTTAATAAGATCCGCTTCCCGGAAACTTCAGGCATCGGCATTAAGCCTGTTTCAGAAGAAGGAACCAGCCGCCTTGTACGCGCTGCCATCGAGTATGCAATCAAAGAAGGCCGCAAATCTCTAACACTTGTACATAAAGGCAATATCATGAAATTTACTGAAGGCGCCTTTAAAAATTGGGGTTATGAGCTTGCTGAAAGGGAGTACGGAGAAAAAGTATTCACTTGGGCACAATATGACCGCATTAAAGATGAGCAGGGTGTTGAAGCTGCGAACAAAGCACAGGCAGATGCAGAAGCAGCCGGCAAAATTATCGTTAAAGATGCGATTGCTGATATTTTCCTTCAGCAGATCCTTACCCGTCCAAAAGAGTTTGATGTTGTTGCGACAATGAACTTGAACGGCGATTATATTTCTGACGCACTTGCTGCACAGGTTGGCGGCATTGGTATTGCTCCAGGAGCAAACATCAACTATGAAACTGGACATGCGATCTTCGAAGCAACTCATGGTACAGCTCCAAAGTATGCTGGCCTAGATAAGGTTAACCCTTCTTCTGTTATTCTTTCAGGTGTATTAATGCTTGAACACCTTGGATGGAACGAAGCTGCAAACATGATCGTTAAATCTATGGAAAAATCTATCGCTTCTAAAGTCGTAACATATGATTTTGCCCGTCTAATGGATGGAGCAACTGAAGTGAAATGCTCTGAATTTGCAGACGAATTAATTAAAAACATGGAGTAA
- the mdh gene encoding malate dehydrogenase produces MSLKRKKISVIGGGFTGATTAFLLAQKELGDVVLVDIPQMENPTKGKALDMLEASPVQGFDANITGTSSYEDTKDSDIVVITAGIARKPGMSRDDLVQTNQKIMKSVAQEIVKHSPNSYIVVLTNPVDAMTYTVFKESGFPKNRVIGQSGVLDSARFRTFVAQELNLSVKDITGFVLGGHGDDMVPLVRYSYAGGIPLETLISKDRLDAIVERTRKGGGEIVNLLGNGSAYYAPAASLVEMCEAILKDQRRVLPSIAYLEGEYGYEGIYLGVPAILGANGIEKVIELELTSEEKAALDKSADSVRKVMEVLAY; encoded by the coding sequence ATGTCATTGAAACGAAAAAAGATTTCTGTAATCGGTGGGGGATTTACTGGTGCAACAACCGCATTTTTGCTTGCCCAAAAGGAACTTGGAGACGTTGTGCTGGTCGATATTCCGCAAATGGAAAATCCGACAAAGGGAAAAGCTCTTGATATGCTTGAAGCAAGTCCTGTTCAAGGATTCGATGCGAACATCACGGGTACTTCAAGCTATGAAGATACAAAGGACTCTGACATTGTCGTTATTACAGCAGGCATTGCACGGAAGCCAGGCATGAGCCGGGACGACCTTGTGCAGACGAATCAGAAGATTATGAAAAGTGTAGCTCAGGAGATTGTAAAACATTCCCCAAATAGCTATATTGTTGTTCTGACAAATCCAGTCGATGCGATGACCTATACAGTCTTCAAAGAATCAGGATTCCCCAAAAACCGTGTAATTGGCCAATCAGGCGTTCTTGATTCAGCGCGATTCCGCACATTTGTGGCACAGGAACTGAATTTGTCTGTTAAAGACATTACAGGATTCGTACTTGGCGGACACGGTGATGACATGGTTCCGCTAGTCCGCTATTCATATGCAGGCGGCATTCCTTTGGAAACATTAATTTCAAAAGATCGTCTTGATGCCATTGTTGAGCGCACACGTAAAGGCGGCGGGGAGATCGTCAACTTATTAGGCAACGGAAGTGCATACTATGCACCAGCTGCTTCCCTTGTGGAAATGTGTGAAGCTATCCTTAAAGATCAGCGGCGTGTACTGCCTTCCATTGCTTACCTTGAAGGAGAATATGGCTACGAAGGAATCTATCTGGGTGTGCCTGCAATCCTTGGAGCAAACGGAATTGAAAAAGTAATAGAACTTGAACTGACAAGCGAGGAAAAAGCTGCCCTCGATAAATCGGCAGATTCAGTTCGCAAGGTAATGGAAGTTTTAGCGTACTAA
- a CDS encoding MaoC/PaaZ C-terminal domain-containing protein yields MLLGKKRKLGRTIDEISVGEKLTLTEKIEDKDLLLYLGLTNDANPLYIQHDYASQTPYKKPIVPSVMLNGIINSAISKYLPGPGSHVLKQEIEYVKPVYHYGTVQFLFEVTEVNTSSHTVQIKVQGTNEEEQTVINGQLLICPPYKPQPMDGNALDNF; encoded by the coding sequence ATGCTGCTTGGAAAGAAAAGAAAACTGGGAAGAACCATTGATGAAATATCTGTTGGCGAAAAATTGACGCTTACAGAAAAAATAGAAGATAAGGACCTATTGCTGTACCTGGGCTTAACGAACGATGCAAACCCTTTATATATCCAGCATGATTATGCCTCACAAACACCTTATAAAAAACCGATTGTACCAAGTGTTATGCTGAATGGCATCATTAACTCTGCCATATCAAAATATTTGCCGGGGCCGGGAAGCCATGTTTTAAAGCAGGAGATTGAGTATGTGAAGCCTGTCTATCATTATGGCACCGTTCAATTTTTATTTGAGGTAACAGAAGTGAACACCTCAAGTCATACCGTACAAATTAAGGTACAGGGAACAAATGAAGAGGAGCAGACGGTTATTAACGGACAGCTCCTTATATGCCCGCCATACAAGCCACAGCCAATGGATGGGAATGCTCTGGATAATTTCTGA
- a CDS encoding response regulator transcription factor has product MDKKILVVDDEQSIVTLLQYNLQQAGYEVITAMDGQEGKDLAISEKPDLIVLDLMLPKLDGIEVCKQLRQQKIATPILMLTAKDDEFDKVLGLELGADDYMTKPFSPREVVARVKAILRRTQYVPEAAEEKTEEGDSFRIGGLKIFPQHYEAYFEDELLELTPKEFELLLYLAKNKSRVLTRDQLLSAVWNYDFAGDTRIVDVHISHLREKIETNTKKPVYIKTIRGLGYKLEEPKGE; this is encoded by the coding sequence ATGGATAAGAAAATTCTAGTTGTAGATGACGAACAATCTATCGTAACTTTACTTCAGTATAACCTGCAGCAGGCGGGCTATGAAGTGATCACAGCCATGGATGGCCAGGAGGGAAAAGATCTGGCCATTTCTGAAAAGCCGGATCTTATTGTACTTGATCTTATGCTTCCAAAGCTTGATGGAATTGAAGTATGCAAACAGCTTAGACAGCAGAAAATTGCGACACCTATTTTAATGCTGACTGCCAAGGATGATGAATTTGATAAGGTTCTTGGCCTTGAATTGGGTGCGGATGATTACATGACAAAACCTTTCAGCCCCCGGGAAGTGGTTGCCAGAGTTAAAGCCATCTTAAGGAGAACTCAATATGTGCCTGAGGCTGCTGAGGAGAAAACGGAAGAAGGAGATTCTTTTAGGATTGGCGGCCTGAAGATATTTCCGCAGCATTATGAAGCTTATTTTGAAGATGAACTTCTTGAATTAACACCGAAGGAATTTGAATTGCTATTATATCTTGCCAAGAATAAGAGCCGTGTTCTTACAAGGGATCAGCTTCTTAGCGCAGTCTGGAATTATGATTTTGCGGGAGACACAAGAATCGTTGATGTACATATTAGCCATTTAAGAGAGAAGATTGAAACCAACACTAAAAAACCTGTATATATAAAGACCATTCGCGGACTGGGCTACAAATTGGAGGAGCCTAAAGGAGAATGA
- a CDS encoding ATP-binding protein, which translates to MNTFRTRLLFALLTLILVVLIALGLLLGQLFKSYYLNTFDARLQKESELASSYVEGNGGIGSLSIDKVNEFGEILDLRVTATDSKGRILMDSSVKSETTKSRHQEIILEVLEKESANESGLEVGGGFNLHYYWQPVMINGEKEGYIFLSTKMAEFQKAYQQIWWILTISMGVSLFVIILLGSRITARYTKPIESATKVAIELTKGNYRARTYEDQEDETGMLSKSINVLARNLQEMVKSQEMQQDRLGALIENMGSGLILIDSRGYINLMNRPYKEVFNVNPSEYLYKLYYEVIEHKGITEMVEEIFMTEQKVKKQLIIPVNIERRYFEVYGVPIIGTNDEWKGILLVFHDITELKKLEQMRKDFVANVSHELKTPITSIKGFSETLLDGAMENKQALNDFLSIILKESDRLQSLIQELLDLSKIEKQGFSLSIQQLDLTDVLEDVMAIMKGKAAEKEIVFEYQRDEKPVYIEADVHRLKQVFINIISNAISYTPNKGIIYISAAKTGSTVLTEIRDTGIGIEASEIPRIFERFYRVDKARSRNSGGTGLGLAIVKHLVEAHKGSISVKSEVGKGTSFIIELPKMNNEKNG; encoded by the coding sequence ATGAACACGTTTCGCACCCGCCTGCTATTCGCATTGCTCACTTTAATTCTGGTTGTTTTAATTGCGTTAGGTCTTCTTTTAGGCCAGCTTTTTAAAAGCTATTATTTAAATACATTTGATGCCCGTCTGCAAAAAGAGTCTGAACTGGCATCGAGCTATGTTGAGGGCAACGGAGGCATTGGCTCCCTTAGTATTGATAAAGTCAATGAGTTCGGAGAGATTCTTGATTTGCGAGTAACTGCTACTGATAGCAAGGGCAGAATATTAATGGACAGCAGCGTCAAAAGCGAGACAACAAAAAGCAGGCATCAGGAAATTATATTAGAAGTCTTAGAAAAGGAATCTGCAAATGAATCAGGATTGGAAGTGGGCGGAGGGTTTAATCTGCACTATTATTGGCAGCCTGTCATGATAAATGGCGAGAAGGAAGGCTATATCTTCTTAAGCACAAAGATGGCTGAATTCCAAAAGGCTTATCAGCAGATTTGGTGGATTTTGACTATCAGCATGGGGGTTTCCTTATTTGTGATTATTCTGCTTGGATCAAGAATTACGGCACGATATACAAAGCCTATCGAGTCAGCCACAAAGGTTGCGATTGAACTTACAAAGGGAAACTACCGGGCAAGAACATATGAAGATCAGGAAGACGAAACAGGTATGCTGAGTAAATCTATCAATGTATTGGCGAGGAATCTTCAGGAAATGGTGAAGTCCCAGGAAATGCAGCAGGACCGGCTTGGAGCTCTCATTGAAAACATGGGAAGCGGCCTGATTCTTATTGACAGCAGAGGCTATATTAATTTAATGAACCGGCCATACAAAGAGGTTTTCAATGTAAATCCTTCCGAATACCTATACAAACTCTATTATGAAGTGATTGAGCACAAAGGTATTACCGAAATGGTCGAAGAAATTTTCATGACTGAGCAGAAAGTAAAAAAGCAGCTTATAATTCCCGTCAATATCGAAAGACGTTACTTTGAAGTATATGGAGTCCCGATTATTGGCACGAATGACGAATGGAAAGGGATTTTGCTTGTTTTTCATGATATTACAGAACTGAAGAAGCTTGAGCAGATGAGGAAGGATTTTGTAGCGAATGTTTCCCATGAATTGAAAACACCTATAACTTCTATAAAGGGTTTCTCGGAAACTCTTTTGGATGGTGCGATGGAAAACAAACAGGCTCTGAATGATTTCCTCAGTATCATCCTGAAGGAAAGTGATCGTCTCCAATCTCTTATTCAGGAGTTGCTGGATCTATCGAAAATCGAAAAGCAAGGATTCAGTCTATCCATTCAGCAGCTGGATTTGACTGATGTGCTCGAAGATGTGATGGCCATCATGAAGGGGAAAGCTGCAGAAAAGGAAATTGTTTTTGAATATCAGAGAGATGAAAAACCGGTATATATCGAAGCTGATGTTCACCGGCTTAAGCAGGTGTTTATAAATATCATATCAAATGCAATTTCTTATACGCCGAATAAGGGGATCATCTATATTTCGGCGGCAAAGACCGGCAGCACAGTTTTGACTGAAATAAGGGATACGGGGATTGGAATTGAAGCCAGTGAAATTCCTCGTATTTTTGAACGTTTTTATCGGGTGGATAAAGCCAGAAGCAGGAATTCCGGCGGTACAGGACTGGGCCTTGCAATCGTAAAACATCTGGTTGAAGCACATAAAGGATCCATCTCAGTAAAAAGTGAGGTCGGCAAAGGCACCTCCTTTATAATTGAACTTCCTAAAATGAATAATGAAAAAAATGGGTGA